Proteins encoded together in one Myxococcota bacterium window:
- a CDS encoding RNA methyltransferase yields MAGPANFALIEGTRPVIEAIRAGRRRVHAVHLPEGDGSAARRELETLLAERGIARRVAERGGFVHAEADPYPEEEAEALLAAPSPRFLVALDRVTDVGNLGSIARSAEGAGVGGLVLEHRHSPPISAGALRASAGALEHLRVGRAPNLARALDLGRSEGLALLVADAGGVPLVELPTMTLQSDLVWVFGSEDLGVRAGIRKLATAVVGIPLQGKIASLGVAAAAAYLLFRTAEARRSAVGAEFAGTAKTS; encoded by the coding sequence ATGGCGGGCCCGGCGAACTTTGCCTTGATCGAAGGCACGCGACCAGTCATCGAGGCCATTCGCGCTGGCCGGCGCCGCGTGCACGCCGTCCACCTCCCGGAGGGAGACGGCAGCGCGGCGCGGCGCGAGCTCGAGACGCTGCTCGCGGAGCGGGGCATCGCCCGGCGGGTCGCCGAGCGCGGCGGGTTCGTGCACGCCGAAGCGGATCCCTATCCGGAGGAAGAGGCGGAGGCGCTGCTGGCGGCGCCGTCGCCGCGCTTCCTCGTGGCGCTCGACCGCGTGACCGACGTCGGGAACCTGGGGAGCATCGCGCGCAGCGCGGAGGGAGCGGGTGTAGGCGGCCTCGTGCTCGAGCACCGCCACTCGCCGCCGATCTCGGCCGGCGCGCTGCGCGCGAGCGCGGGCGCGCTCGAGCACCTGCGCGTGGGCCGCGCGCCGAACCTGGCGCGCGCGCTCGACCTGGGTCGCAGCGAGGGGCTGGCGCTCCTGGTCGCGGATGCGGGAGGTGTTCCCCTCGTCGAGCTTCCGACCATGACGCTCCAGTCCGACCTCGTCTGGGTGTTCGGGAGTGAGGATCTCGGAGTGCGCGCCGGGATCCGGAAGCTCGCGACCGCGGTGGTGGGTATTCCGCTCCAGGGCAAAATCGCGTCCTTGGGAGTGGCCGCGGCGGCTGCCTATCTTTTGTTCAGGACGGCCGAGGCCCGGCGCTCCGCCGTCGGCGCGGAGTTTGCTGGCACGGCGAAAACCTCCTGA